GATATGCACGCATATCTCCGCGCAAGGTTCAAGTTGTTCTTGACCTTATTAGAAATAAACCGGCCAATGTCGCAGCAGCAATTTTGCAACATACTCGCAAGGCTGCCAGCGAGCCGCTTCTAAAGCTTTTGAAATCGGCAATGGCTAACGCCGAGAATAATCACGGCATGGACGTTGCAAACTGCTACGTTTCCAAGTGCTTTGTTTGTCCCGGCCCGACGCTTAAAAGAATCCGGCCGAGAGCCCAGGGACGCGCGTTCCAAATATTGAAGCGTACTTCCCATATTACTCTCGTGCTTGAGGAAAGGGAAAACTCATAAGAGGAGGTACAGTATGGGCCAGAAAGTTAATCCCCACGGGCTGAGAGTGGGTGTTATAAAGAACTGGGACTCCAGATGGTTTGTTAAAGATAGCAACTTCGGCGATACACTCGTTGAAGATTATAATCTGAGAAAGTTCCTCAAGAATACACTTTACTCGGCTGGTGTACCGCGCATAGAGATTGAGCGTGACGCATCCCGCGTACGCCTTTTCATCCACTGCGCGAAGCCCGGCATGGTTATCGGCAAAGGTGGCGCCGAGATTGACAAGCTCCGCGCGCAATGCGAAGCTATGCTCAAGAAACCGGTGTCTATCAACATCGTTGAAGTTAAAACACCTGATACCGATGCACAGCTGGTCGCCGAGAATATTGCAGCACAGCTTGAAAAGCGCATTTCATTCCGCCGTGCTATGAAACAGGCAATCGGCCGCGCAATGAAGCTTGGTGCTAAAGGTATAAAAGTCGCTGTATCGGGTCGTTTGGGCGGCGCCGAAATTGCTCGTACAGAGCATTACCATGAAGGGACAATTCCCCTTCAGACGCTTCGTGCGGATATCGATTATGGATTTGCCGAAGCAAAGACGACCTACGGCCGCATAGGCGTAAAGGTTTGGATCTATAAGGGCGAAGTCCTGCCCGAGGTCAAAAAGACGACCCGCAGGGAAGGAGGAGCGCAATAATGCTGATGCCCAAAAGAGTTAAGTATCGCCGTGTGCAAAGGGGCCGTTTGACCGGCCGCGCAACCCGCGGTACTGAGATAAATTATGGTGAGTACGGCCTTGTCGCTCTGGAACCGGCGTGGATTACAGCCAACCAGATTGAGGCAGCTCGTGTTGCGATGTCACGTTTCACAAAGCGTGGCGGCCAGGTTTGGATAAAGATATTCCCGGATAAGCCGATAACAGAGAAACCGGCTGAAACCCGAATGGGTTCCGGTAAAGGTTCTCCCGAATACTGGGTCGCGGTTGTAAAACCAGGCAGGGTTTTGTTTGAGATGGGCGGAATTTCAGAGGAAGACGCTCGCGAAGCAATGCGCCTTGCGATGCATAAACTGCCTATAAAGTGCAAGTTTATCAAAAAGGAAGAAACGGGTGGTGAGCAGTAATGAAGGCAAAGGAGATAAGAGAACTGTCGGCTGTTGAGCTTAATGATAAGCTCAAGGAGTTGAAAGCCGAGCTTTTCAACCTTCGCTTCCAGCATGCCATAAACCAGCTCGACAACCCGATGCGGATTGCGGCAGTGAAGAAGGATATCGCCCGTGTTAAAACAATAATCCGTGAATTGGAGCTTCAAGAGAAAGCGCAGCCGTAACGGAAGGGAGGATTACAGGTGGAAAGAAACCTTAGAAAAACTCGTGTCGGTAATGTTGTAAGCGACAAAATGGATAAGACCATTGTCGTTGCGATAGAAGACAACGTCAAGCACCCCCTTTACAAAAAGGTTGTCAAGCACACCCAAAGGTTTAAAGTTCATGACGAAAATAACGAGTGCAAAACTGGAGACAGGGTGCTGATTATGGAGACCCGTCCGCTGTCGAAAGATAAAAGGTGGCGTCTTGTAAAGATTCTCGAGAGGGCCAAATAAGGCTTTTTACACAGGGAAGGAGGAAGCACCGTGATACAACAGCAGACTTATCTTAAGGTCGCGGACAACACCGGAGCGAAAGAGCTTATGTGCATTCGCGTTCTGGGTGGTTCACGCAGGAAATATGCAAATATAGGCGACGTTGTGGTTTGTTCTGTAAAAAAGGCAACACCCGGCGGCGTTGTTAAAAAAGGCGATGTTGTTAAAGCGGTTATCGTACGCTCGGTAAAAGGCATTGGCCGTCCCGACGGAACGTATATTCGCTTTGATGAAAACGCTGCGGTTATAATAAGAGAAGATAAGACCCCGAGGGGCACCCGCATTTTCGGGCCGGTTGCAAGGGAGCTTAGAGAAAAAGATTATCTCAAGATTCTGAGCCTGGCTCCCGAAGTGCTCTGATTGGAGGTGCAAACCACGATGAAGAAGGTAAATAAGGTGCACGTCAAAAAGGGCGATACCGTAATGATCATATCTGGCAAAGACAGGGGCAAGAAGGGCAAGGTGCTCGAAGTCAGCCCGTCTGAAGGCAAGATCATTGTTGAAGGGCGCAACATGGTAACAAAGCATGTAAAGCCCCGCAAGATGGGCCAGGAAGGCGGCATTGTAAAGGCTGAGGGCCCGTTATACGCATGCAAGGTCATGCTTGTCTGCCCTAAATGCGGCAAGCCTACCCGTGTCGGTCACAAAGTGTTCGGCGACGGTACAAAGGCAAGAGTTTGCCGCCGCTGCGGCGACACTCTCTAATGCAATAAGGAGGATAGCTGATGGCCAGGCTAAGGGATTATTATAAAACCGAAGTTTCACCAGCCTTGATGAAGAAGTTCGGTTATAAGAGCGTCATGCAGATACCAAAGCTTGAAAAAGTCGTTATTAACGTAGGCTGTGGCGAAGCGCGTGACAACGCTAAGGTTATCGATTCCGTGATGAGCGATTTAGCTGCTATCACAGGTCAAAAGCCGGTCGTTACAAAAGCCAAAAAGTCCGTGGCAAACTTCAAAGTTCGCCAAGGCATGAACATCGGCGTTAAAGTAACGCTGAGACGGGATAAAATGTATGATTTCCTTGAAAAATTGTTCAATGTAGCTCTTCCGCGAGTCAGAGACTTCAGGGGTATCAACCCGAACTCATTTGATGGCAGAGGAAACTACTCATTGGGCCTTAAGGAACAACTCATTTTCCCTGAAATAGATTATGATAAAATCGATAAGGTCCGCGGTATGGACATTTCAATTGTCACAACCGCAAAGACCGATGAGGAAGCCCGCGAGCTGCTCACTTTGATGGGCGCGCCGTTCGCGAAGTAAGGAGTGAATGTTGTGGCCAAGACTTCTATGATAGTAAAGCAGCAGAGAACCCCGAAATATTCAACACGTAGATATAACCGCTGCAAGATTTGCGGTAGGCCGCACGCCTATCTCCGTAAGTTCGGGATCTGCCGTATATGTTTCCGTGAGCTTGCTTACAAAGGCCAAATACCTGGAGTGAAGAAGGCTAGCTGGTAATACACAGCAAAGGAGGTTCGACGTCATGCAAATAACTGATACAATCGCCGATTTTCTGACAAGAATTCGTAATGCTAATTCGGCTAAGCATGATACTGTCGATGTGCCCGCGTCCAACATGAAGAAAGCCATTGCGCAGATTCTTCTTGACGAGGGATATATCAAAGATTATCAAGTTATTGAAGACAACAAGCAGGGCATTATCAGGATTACACTGAAGTACGGCCCCAATAAATCGCAGGTAATAACGGGGCTGCGCAGGGTTTCAAAGCCCGGCCTCCGTATATATGCAAACTGTGAGGATATGCCGAAGGTCATGAGGGGCCTCGGTATTGCAATCGTCTCCACACCTAAGGGCATTATGACAGACCGTCAGGCCCGCAAAGAGCATGTTGGCGGCGAGATTCTCGCTTTTGTGTGGTAAGGGGGGCA
This DNA window, taken from [Clostridium] cellulosi, encodes the following:
- the rpsC gene encoding 30S ribosomal protein S3 (High confidence in function and specificity), which produces MGQKVNPHGLRVGVIKNWDSRWFVKDSNFGDTLVEDYNLRKFLKNTLYSAGVPRIEIERDASRVRLFIHCAKPGMVIGKGGAEIDKLRAQCEAMLKKPVSINIVEVKTPDTDAQLVAENIAAQLEKRISFRRAMKQAIGRAMKLGAKGIKVAVSGRLGGAEIARTEHYHEGTIPLQTLRADIDYGFAEAKTTYGRIGVKVWIYKGEVLPEVKKTTRREGGAQ
- the rplE gene encoding 50S ribosomal protein L5 (High confidence in function and specificity), producing the protein MARLRDYYKTEVSPALMKKFGYKSVMQIPKLEKVVINVGCGEARDNAKVIDSVMSDLAAITGQKPVVTKAKKSVANFKVRQGMNIGVKVTLRRDKMYDFLEKLFNVALPRVRDFRGINPNSFDGRGNYSLGLKEQLIFPEIDYDKIDKVRGMDISIVTTAKTDEEARELLTLMGAPFAK
- the rplP gene encoding 50S ribosomal protein L16 (High confidence in function and specificity), translating into MLMPKRVKYRRVQRGRLTGRATRGTEINYGEYGLVALEPAWITANQIEAARVAMSRFTKRGGQVWIKIFPDKPITEKPAETRMGSGKGSPEYWVAVVKPGRVLFEMGGISEEDAREAMRLAMHKLPIKCKFIKKEETGGEQ
- a CDS encoding 50S ribosomal protein L22 (High confidence in function and specificity), yielding MQAAAHLRYARISPRKVQVVLDLIRNKPANVAAAILQHTRKAASEPLLKLLKSAMANAENNHGMDVANCYVSKCFVCPGPTLKRIRPRAQGRAFQILKRTSHITLVLEERENS
- a CDS encoding 30S ribosomal protein S8 (High confidence in function and specificity); the protein is MQITDTIADFLTRIRNANSAKHDTVDVPASNMKKAIAQILLDEGYIKDYQVIEDNKQGIIRITLKYGPNKSQVITGLRRVSKPGLRIYANCEDMPKVMRGLGIAIVSTPKGIMTDRQARKEHVGGEILAFVW
- a CDS encoding 50S ribosomal protein L14 (High confidence in function and specificity), translated to MIQQQTYLKVADNTGAKELMCIRVLGGSRRKYANIGDVVVCSVKKATPGGVVKKGDVVKAVIVRSVKGIGRPDGTYIRFDENAAVIIREDKTPRGTRIFGPVARELREKDYLKILSLAPEVL
- a CDS encoding 50S ribosomal protein L24 (High confidence in function and specificity), giving the protein MKKVNKVHVKKGDTVMIISGKDRGKKGKVLEVSPSEGKIIVEGRNMVTKHVKPRKMGQEGGIVKAEGPLYACKVMLVCPKCGKPTRVGHKVFGDGTKARVCRRCGDTL